CTGGACGCTACAACGATGGCGGCCTGACTAACGAGTgagtaattcatttttcaaacgttAAGCTCATTAGTGGAAGCCTATGGGAGAAAGAGAAACTTGAGACTGTTTTCCTTTGGTTTTGGTCAGGCAAGGAAAAGTTTGGCACCGTTTGCGCGAGTCCACCACGCACGATATGGTCAACACCCGCGTCATCCAGAACCTGATCGCCGATGTGAATTACATGGCAATCGACTACATTGCCGGAATAAACAAGCTGAGGGACCCAGACACCGGCAGAGTCCAAGACATCATTGAACTTAATAGAAAACTCGGCTTTGAGAGTAAGTACCGATTTTTACCTGGTCAAATTTGGCTGAATAGACctgaaaagatttttactCTCAACTGCTACGTAAGAAGGCTACCGAGAatgttaaatcaaattttaatctcgtaaaatattgatttgaaaaagcaaACAGCTAAATTAAGGCTGGTGTAGAAAGTAATCAACCATTTGATATAAACTtgcttttttctctaaaaattgattttccgatTTAatctatttcaatttttaacagtcTAGTCCTTCTGTAATTGGCACCCTTGTGgtgaaattagaatttttagcaTCATTTTAACATCCGAAAATTAAACTTACTAAATacacgatttaaatttaagctatTTAAGCgtcgtaatttttattaagatcATCTTTTTACTACTAAGATTTTGCTCCAATTCCCAAGGTTTTCTTTACGCCTGGCAGCTCCTagtagtttaaaataatatttattgttctcATTGGagtcaataaaatgtttcgcCTTCCGCGAAAACTTTATGGCGCAAAATTAAATGGGTAATCGCTTTACGGCTCTGATACATGGGCGAATAGCCGGGTCGGCCGCTGGCTCTTCATCGCGAGACGAACGCGCAACAAGGGTTCCTATACATATATCGCAACAATTGACTGCACATGACCTGTCCAACGTGAGCACCGTTAGGCCTCTCGTCGGCGCCAATTTACATTAGTTAGAAGGCACGAGAGGTTAAGTTCACTTGCTCATTTGCATCAATTGCGCTTTTGCTCCCGCGGTCCGCGCATTAATTAAGCCCGACGAAGATTATTAACATTAACGTCACAGGCACCTGCTTGCTGGGGCTTGGCTGTCGCGTCGGCTTCCTCGAAGACGAGCTTAATCCCAGGGTGAAGCGGCTTTCGCAGGCGACTAACTGCCTTTTTGAAGCGCTCAATGAGGCCAACTACAACCTGCCCCTTTGGAGGTACTTCCCCAACAGCACATACAAAAAACTGGCCAAAGCCGAGGAAGATTTATATGAGTAGGTATTTCGATAACAATGAGTGACAAATATTAATGTGAAAATattagtgaaaaaataattaatagttttttgtAAGATATCGATCAATCATGAATTTCCATCTGATTTTgagttcaatattttaatagaatttcATACAAttggagattttaaaaattttgaatttttacagagACGTCAAAATTGGGTCACTGCAGAGGCCagagatgaattttttcaaagcaattcgtttaaatttcttacaAATCAGATAACTTTTTACTTcggaaaattataataaatttcatatgCATTTAAATTGCGGTTTAACTTTTtccatgtttttaaattttatttttcattaattgttCAGTTGGCTATTTGTGTATCGAaagttaaaattgcattttttccagTACACAGCATGCGGTTTTTAAACtcgtatttttatattccttgcaattaaaacaaacaatttctcaaaacagagttaattttaaataatcaagtgGCTGCAAtcatttgtataatttaaattttgcgccCTTAAAAACTGCTTCATTCAGTTTTGTGGGAATagatttaaaagcatttccaGTTGACAAAGATTTCGACTTTTAACCGTCCTTTTCGTTTTTCTCCTGCAGATTGGCTTCCGAGTACCTCGAGCCAGCGTTGCAGAGGATCGAGGAGAGCTACGAGCCGGAGGCGGCCCAGACCGTCCTTATCGGCATCCTAAAACGCAGCGACCTTGACGACAAAGACAAAAAGTCGAGCATCGTTGACTTTGTCTCGTCGGGAATGAATACGGTCAGtatctcattaatttcaatcagcCCCAAATATTTGTATTCGACCTTGGCCCGCATTTCTCTCCCACAGATAGGGAACAcgctctcgctgctgctgtaCCTCATCGCCAAAAATCCGGACGCACAGACAAAGCTGTACGAGGAGATAAACAACCTGCTCGAGCCCGACGAACCTATCTCAGCCAAATATCTTAATTCGGCCAGATACCTCAAGGCGTGCGTCCACGAATATTTCAGGTTGGTTCCTTGTTGTCTCTTGTTAcgcttcattaaaaaaaacattttacattaCAGACgacgtttaaaaattaatttgtatcagTTTTGAggtacaaaaaaatacaaatttttcaattttgatccATTAGCAAATGCCTAACTTTTTACTAGAGGAAAAGGAGTTtacatttttggtttttaatctGAAACCTTTTCAGAATATTGCCAACGGCTCCTCAAATAGCGAGAATCGTGGAAAGCGAAATGGTTTTGAGCGGATACCAAGTTCCTGAGTGGGTAAGaatcttgtaatttttttaatttacgagtatgttgctaatttttaattaaaaaattaaatcttatgTATAAATCTCGcgtcatcattttttatgacTTTCTTTAAACTGAAGATTGAAACTTAACATTTCGGTacaaaaaaagtttgaaattatcatgttttttaaatataaattattttaaattttatttcaacagctttaaatcattttcaaatttgacctGATTGCggcataataaattttttacaaaaaatttctttgttaaCTAGACCATAAAAgcattaattaactttttatacgatgaaattttcagtctgTAGTTCTGTGCCACACGAGTGCGGCTTGCAAAAACGAGAACTACTTCCACCAGGCTGACAAATTCATTCCCGAGAGGTGGATCGCGTCTGAAGTAGAGGCAAATCCTGATCTCAAGGTGCAATACCCTTTCCTCGTCAGCCCGTTCGGCTTCCAGAGAAGAATCTGCCCGGGCAAAAAGTTCACCGAGCAGATGCTGCACATCTTCCTAGCCACCGTGAGCACATTTCTAGTGATTATTTGGTCGAATTTAGTAAATGCCTTGTCTTGTTCAGGTTGTTCGTCAATTCGAAGTGCGGTGCGAGAAAGATTTGGAGCTGGAGTTCAAGTTCCTGTTGGCCCCGGCTGGCCAACTCACTATCGATTTTAAGGAGAGGATATAAAGTATTTTATAAACgagagtatttttaaaatgaaagcgcacaaaaaacttttatcacttttaagttagggtaaaatattttgatttgagcTCTGTGGCAAAATGAGACGCGACGGAGGAACCTAAATGTGACAGTCCGTTGCTCTCTATTGACTCATAAATTGCTCAACAAGTTTTGTCATCTCTGTGACCGACTTTCGACATCAAGAACCTACACAGCCACAACATCGAATGACCCCACTGAATTATATTATGTTGAAAATGAGATGTATCAATTCTTTGCTTAATGCTCTTCTAAATTTCTTGATAAATTTACGATGTTGCATGGAGTAAGGAGCATGACTGATTCgcaactaataattttatatcctCTGTACACTGTATTGtaagcaacaaaataaatttcataatttataacaaccaatggattttatttactcgGCAACTTTCACACGGCATAAATTATTCCGACACTGGCTCTGCTATGTGCAACAGTCTGACAGGCCCCTCTGatttgtttagaaaataacATATGTTTGATTATCAAAGTTAAACAGCTGCTACATCTAATTTTACATTGATTGCTCCTCAGAAAAGCACATAACCTTTGACGCAAAGCCTATTAATTACAATACTGCATAAGTTCAATTTGATTCTGAAACGAACAAACGGCTTTCTCAGTCCTTGTTCGAGTTAATGATCTCAATGCCCGACCTACACCAAGAATCATTGAGTTGACCCGCCAAGCTAGCTGGCCGTTCATCCAAGTGGCTGGATGAATGGCAATAAAGAGCAGTATCATTTCTCATGCAAACCAAAACAAGAGCGAGGAAactataaaatcaaaaaactaatcattgattttcttaacatataattatttaacaagcaattaaaaataaaccagaaaataatagtttttatttcaacgccaTCATCCTCACTAACACAGACTGTTTTGGATTTCCCAAAACGGGGAAAGcctttgttttaataaaggTTCAGGAAACTGCATTGACTCTCTAAATCCCCGAAAAGCACCAAAttatctttgattttttttttcaataacaacAAACTCGTTTCTTGGATTTTCCCAAAGTCATGGCTAATggatagaaaaaaaatgttcataatattaattagattgcttttaccaaaaatatttcatccatACATTAAAAGTGTGTTAGGTATTACAAGAAACTTAAAAAGACTGAAAATGTTTCAACCTAGacacaaaaaaacaaaattaaataattttttagttgatgCATTTTGGcataatgtattattttacatATGCTCGCAGCGGCAGTGACGAGTTATTTTTACGTGCCTCACCCGATGGATATACAGCTGGCTAAGCACGAATGTACCGTAGGGTTGCCTAACCACGACTTTTGCAGGCGACATTACGTATGAAAGTGGGTATAGCAGTAATTGAACGTGGAAGCCGACATTCCTGGCTGATGAACATTGTAGAATTTACAAGCAGCATTTTGCAGCGATGTTTAACGGGTTTGCCAGCGTTTTTATAAGAATGCTGGGTATTATCTCTTGCATTCCTCCTGCTCTCCGCATTTCTAGACACGTATTTTATAGGTTATTGAATAGACTTTTCAGTTAGACAGATCTGGCTGGAAGAAaatcgcaataaaaatatttaattcaaatgtaatttttgtgtcAGTAGGGGTCATTAAAAACAAGtgatattttagtttaatcaaaattcgTGAGTGCTTTTACAGTTTGACActggaattcaaagaatgaAATATTCGTAAGACCGGGTATCTGATCTATGCTAGAAATGTTCTTTTTCTCCTTCTTGCAATGTACAGCGAGAGTTCTGCGAACCCAAGAAGGCTTTCATTTGCTATCAAAGGAAACCCTCAGTTGTGTTGCGGATTGTGATCATCTTTAAAGGAGGGCAATTTCTGAAGGATGGTTTGTATTTTCAagtagttttggtcaatatttaTAGATTAAATTACTTAGAGTGAAAACGGATCTTTTAGAGAACTTAATTTATACGGTTTCAATTACAGaaataaaagtcaatttaatgttttagagTTAATGTTGGATCCTACTATTCTgtaatttgagaaataaaatattttcacaaagaGCGTGTAGGAAAAATGAGACAAATCAATgaatgtagaaaaaaatgaagatcTGTTATTCAGCCAAACTGACGCTGTACTTTATTTCAGTGGGAAATAACTCACGCGGCTCGCAACACGTGGGCCCTTGCGTTGG
The nucleotide sequence above comes from Cloeon dipterum chromosome X, ieCloDipt1.1, whole genome shotgun sequence. Encoded proteins:
- the LOC135945811 gene encoding ecdysone 20-monooxygenase-like isoform X2, with product MEHHEEKRRAMRLIVAFVSTLLAAFWEPVKYTWRHLLIWLQKMITAADIKFALKHKQTLFAVQRVALPGLKDIPGPVALPIFGTRWIYNKYFGRYTITKIHEAYQSMFKEYGQVIKEEAFFNYPVISTCSAQDIEKLIKFPSKFPLRPPNGIVSKYRQNTPGRYNDGGLTNEQGKVWHRLRESTTHDMVNTRVIQNLIADVNYMAIDYIAGINKLRDPDTGRVQDIIELNRKLGFESTCLLGLGCRVGFLEDELNPRVKRLSQATNCLFEALNEANYNLPLWRYFPNSTYKKLAKAEEDLYELASEYLEPALQRIEESYEPEAAQTVLIGILKRSDLDDKDKKSSIVDFVSSGMNTIGNTLSLLLYLIAKNPDAQTKLYEEINNLLEPDEPISAKYLNSARYLKACVHEYFRILPTAPQIARIVESEMVLSGYQVPEWSVVLCHTSAACKNENYFHQADKFIPERWIASEVEANPDLKVQYPFLVSPFGFQRRICPGKKFTEQMLHIFLATVVRQFEVRCEKDLELEFKFLLAPAGQLTIDFKERI
- the LOC135945811 gene encoding ecdysone 20-monooxygenase-like isoform X1, whose translation is MRRQTARAPSAQPWFNKTQPLQKTIGPRLSWNLFFSFFQEKRRAMRLIVAFVSTLLAAFWEPVKYTWRHLLIWLQKMITAADIKFALKHKQTLFAVQRVALPGLKDIPGPVALPIFGTRWIYNKYFGRYTITKIHEAYQSMFKEYGQVIKEEAFFNYPVISTCSAQDIEKLIKFPSKFPLRPPNGIVSKYRQNTPGRYNDGGLTNEQGKVWHRLRESTTHDMVNTRVIQNLIADVNYMAIDYIAGINKLRDPDTGRVQDIIELNRKLGFESTCLLGLGCRVGFLEDELNPRVKRLSQATNCLFEALNEANYNLPLWRYFPNSTYKKLAKAEEDLYELASEYLEPALQRIEESYEPEAAQTVLIGILKRSDLDDKDKKSSIVDFVSSGMNTIGNTLSLLLYLIAKNPDAQTKLYEEINNLLEPDEPISAKYLNSARYLKACVHEYFRILPTAPQIARIVESEMVLSGYQVPEWSVVLCHTSAACKNENYFHQADKFIPERWIASEVEANPDLKVQYPFLVSPFGFQRRICPGKKFTEQMLHIFLATVVRQFEVRCEKDLELEFKFLLAPAGQLTIDFKERI
- the LOC135945811 gene encoding ecdysone 20-monooxygenase-like isoform X3, which produces MRLIVAFVSTLLAAFWEPVKYTWRHLLIWLQKMITAADIKFALKHKQTLFAVQRVALPGLKDIPGPVALPIFGTRWIYNKYFGRYTITKIHEAYQSMFKEYGQVIKEEAFFNYPVISTCSAQDIEKLIKFPSKFPLRPPNGIVSKYRQNTPGRYNDGGLTNEQGKVWHRLRESTTHDMVNTRVIQNLIADVNYMAIDYIAGINKLRDPDTGRVQDIIELNRKLGFESTCLLGLGCRVGFLEDELNPRVKRLSQATNCLFEALNEANYNLPLWRYFPNSTYKKLAKAEEDLYELASEYLEPALQRIEESYEPEAAQTVLIGILKRSDLDDKDKKSSIVDFVSSGMNTIGNTLSLLLYLIAKNPDAQTKLYEEINNLLEPDEPISAKYLNSARYLKACVHEYFRILPTAPQIARIVESEMVLSGYQVPEWSVVLCHTSAACKNENYFHQADKFIPERWIASEVEANPDLKVQYPFLVSPFGFQRRICPGKKFTEQMLHIFLATVVRQFEVRCEKDLELEFKFLLAPAGQLTIDFKERI